From one Verrucomicrobiota bacterium genomic stretch:
- a CDS encoding ABC transporter ATP-binding protein/permease: protein MRACSASPRRLLSYLRYLRDAKGQVWIAILAGILYGISSGFGIPIILEFSSKNLFGDTRIPTSMLVVLTLLPVFVMLVRGISGFLSSYYFAACGQRIVEGLRLEIFQKIQRLHLGFFNDYPPAEVISRSIDASTMIQTGIVNIAEDIVTQPMVLLGATGYLAYLCIQQRDLIALLLFLSALPAFIFPIRRIGVRLRRKSEQMQGRVANVIDKLNHNLAALKEVRAFCLEQAETERYRLACRNFANAYLKVVKYQLFVTPMVEILSAAGVGFTMFYAYRKGLSLEVFMSLATALYFGYDALKRLGVISSEIQTSMGAVDRIESILGEPEQICDPQNPIKLQQCRGEIKFSDVTFSYGKKKPALKNIDITLNPGEKYALVGSSGAGKSTFVNMILRFYDPQQGTVFLDDIDLRSLRQRDLREQIGYVPQDPALINDTVFNNIIWGNPKASYETVVQAAKAAYAHDFIAQLPQGYDTIVGESGSCLSGGQRQRIALARVFLKNSKILIFDEATSALDSESQHAIYQAVEAIAADRTVIMISHRFSMMSMIDEALVFDHGEIVERGTHSELLAHTTLYKKLYEKQQVKNEHS from the coding sequence ATGAGAGCGTGCTCTGCCAGCCCACGGCGGCTATTGAGCTACCTGCGGTATCTGCGCGACGCAAAGGGGCAGGTGTGGATTGCCATCCTCGCTGGTATTTTGTACGGGATTTCGAGTGGGTTTGGGATCCCGATCATTTTAGAATTTTCCTCCAAAAATCTCTTTGGAGATACGAGAATTCCAACGTCGATGCTCGTCGTGCTGACGCTCTTACCGGTCTTTGTGATGTTAGTCCGGGGCATTTCGGGGTTTTTGAGTTCTTACTACTTTGCGGCCTGTGGGCAGCGAATTGTCGAAGGCCTCCGCCTGGAAATTTTCCAAAAAATCCAGCGCCTCCACCTCGGTTTTTTTAATGATTATCCGCCGGCAGAAGTTATTTCGCGTTCTATCGATGCAAGTACTATGATCCAGACGGGGATTGTGAATATCGCAGAAGATATCGTAACGCAACCGATGGTTCTTTTAGGCGCGACGGGGTATTTGGCGTATTTGTGTATTCAGCAGCGGGATCTAATTGCGTTGTTATTGTTTCTGTCGGCATTACCGGCGTTTATTTTCCCGATCCGGCGCATTGGAGTACGGTTACGGCGAAAGTCCGAGCAAATGCAGGGCCGTGTTGCCAATGTGATTGATAAATTAAACCACAATTTGGCAGCGTTAAAGGAAGTGCGTGCTTTTTGCCTCGAACAAGCGGAGACTGAACGCTATCGTCTGGCGTGTCGCAATTTTGCAAATGCGTACCTGAAGGTTGTTAAATACCAGTTGTTTGTGACGCCAATGGTTGAAATTCTCTCGGCTGCGGGTGTGGGATTTACGATGTTTTACGCCTATCGGAAAGGGCTTTCGTTGGAGGTTTTTATGTCCTTAGCGACGGCGCTCTACTTCGGTTATGATGCTTTGAAACGATTGGGAGTGATCAGCAGCGAGATCCAGACAAGTATGGGGGCCGTCGATCGAATTGAGTCGATTTTAGGCGAACCAGAGCAGATTTGCGATCCCCAAAATCCTATTAAGTTGCAGCAATGCCGTGGCGAAATTAAGTTTTCAGACGTTACATTTTCTTACGGGAAGAAAAAGCCCGCATTAAAAAATATTGATATCACACTGAATCCCGGGGAAAAATACGCACTGGTCGGTAGCAGTGGCGCGGGGAAGTCGACTTTTGTCAACATGATCCTGCGCTTTTATGATCCACAACAGGGCACGGTATTTCTTGACGATATTGATCTTCGCTCATTGCGACAAAGGGACCTTCGTGAGCAGATTGGTTATGTCCCGCAAGACCCGGCACTTATCAATGATACGGTATTTAATAATATCATTTGGGGAAATCCTAAAGCATCTTATGAGACGGTTGTGCAGGCGGCCAAGGCGGCCTACGCTCACGACTTTATCGCTCAATTACCGCAGGGTTATGACACGATCGTCGGGGAAAGTGGGAGCTGTCTCAGTGGTGGTCAACGGCAACGGATTGCATTGGCGCGTGTTTTTTTGAAAAACAGTAAGATTTTGATCTTTGATGAGGCGACGTCGGCGTTGGATTCGGAGAGCCAGCATGCGATTTACCAGGCTGTAGAGGCCATTGCAGCGGATCGTACCGTCATTATGATCTCGCACCGTTTTAGTATGATGTCCATGATTGATGAAGCGCTTGTTTTTGATCACGGCGAGATCGTTGAACGGGGAACCCACAGCGAACTCCTCGCGCACACAACCCTTTACAAAAAATTATACGAGAAACAGCAGGTGAAAAATGAGCATTCATGA
- a CDS encoding transporter substrate-binding domain-containing protein: protein MRGWMVGLLGIFLGIPLCCGQSGPSSELGTAQEEPTSLTIEAKHVNAARAIADALFSYHERHDLSHQKANTEGFKITLDSQKIDAAAKLAERLLPQRVSQQQAAPNTEAKKVLRVGVLDHNLPFCEQRGHEFAGFEIDVFLLLAQEGAFQHDFVAISAAEVAQKLQDHSIDVVLGSNWCDEDAKDYTSGIVSTDLGAVFLKIQSQDTTAKPSKKLNFTGKCIGVLRDSSAERFIRSAQIQDAKIVVCDDLKTLRQYILQELEGKNLDYALVDHFTAQDWLAQDPRLRYLSLGIRKELAFRILPNNPWRETLNEAIKRVILTPKFRELRDQWSFNL, encoded by the coding sequence ATGCGTGGATGGATGGTGGGGCTGCTAGGAATTTTTTTAGGGATACCGCTTTGTTGTGGGCAATCAGGGCCGTCTTCGGAGCTCGGAACAGCGCAAGAAGAACCCACCAGTCTGACGATCGAAGCGAAACACGTCAATGCCGCGCGAGCGATTGCCGATGCGCTTTTTTCTTATCACGAGCGCCACGATTTAAGCCACCAAAAAGCCAACACCGAGGGATTCAAAATTACGTTAGATTCCCAAAAAATCGATGCGGCTGCGAAGCTTGCGGAGCGCCTACTTCCTCAACGGGTATCGCAACAACAAGCAGCTCCAAATACCGAGGCGAAAAAGGTTCTCCGTGTCGGCGTACTCGATCACAACTTGCCGTTCTGTGAACAACGTGGTCATGAATTTGCCGGGTTCGAGATCGATGTTTTTTTACTTTTAGCGCAAGAGGGGGCGTTTCAACACGATTTTGTGGCGATTTCAGCAGCCGAGGTAGCCCAGAAGTTACAGGATCACTCCATCGATGTTGTTTTGGGTTCGAATTGGTGCGATGAAGATGCTAAAGATTACACGAGCGGCATTGTATCAACAGATCTTGGTGCGGTTTTTCTTAAGATCCAAAGTCAAGATACAACAGCAAAACCGTCAAAAAAGCTGAATTTTACGGGGAAATGCATCGGGGTATTACGCGATTCTTCTGCCGAGCGATTTATCCGTTCGGCCCAGATTCAGGATGCCAAAATTGTGGTCTGTGATGATCTCAAGACGCTTCGACAATACATTTTACAGGAATTGGAGGGCAAAAACCTCGATTATGCACTCGTCGACCATTTTACGGCGCAGGATTGGCTCGCGCAGGATCCCCGTCTTCGGTATCTGTCGCTCGGGATCCGTAAGGAACTCGCGTTTCGAATTTTGCCCAATAACCCTTGGCGAGAAACGCTCAACGAAGCGATAAAGCGGGTGATTTTGACGCCAAAATTTCGTGAATTACGCGACCAATGGTCTTTTAACCTTTGA
- a CDS encoding 50S ribosomal protein L11 methyltransferase produces the protein MNKVFLALSTQECTELSQLLEVHEQPNWTIEKTDAACQLCGYFDENYEPAWVELQVLYPALKEKSLVVEPVEACDWKDAYKRYLHPVRIGPIHIVPVWERDTYEIPSGDFGIFLDAEMAFGTGMHETTRLCLSRAVDYKGLFSKDLFLKQAIDVGCGSGILSIAAAKLGFAGVYGFDIDPDAIQVSRSNAVLNETPGIEFRTADLKAGILGRQGDLIMANVLASVLIEHASILVNTVNRYGCLSLSGILKEEASAVEAVFTPLVKQYWDSYFLNTRVLGQWAELAYFQT, from the coding sequence ATGAATAAGGTCTTTTTAGCGTTATCTACCCAAGAATGTACGGAGTTGTCGCAGCTCTTGGAGGTGCATGAGCAGCCTAATTGGACCATCGAAAAGACTGATGCTGCCTGCCAACTGTGTGGTTATTTCGACGAGAATTACGAGCCCGCGTGGGTGGAATTACAGGTTCTCTATCCTGCACTAAAAGAAAAATCTTTAGTGGTCGAGCCCGTCGAGGCTTGTGATTGGAAAGACGCATATAAGCGGTATCTTCATCCAGTTCGTATTGGGCCCATTCACATAGTCCCTGTTTGGGAGCGTGACACTTATGAAATCCCCTCGGGCGATTTTGGCATTTTTCTGGACGCAGAAATGGCGTTTGGGACGGGGATGCACGAGACGACGCGCCTTTGCCTATCGCGTGCGGTGGATTACAAGGGATTATTTTCGAAAGATCTTTTTTTAAAGCAGGCGATTGATGTCGGTTGTGGCTCAGGAATTCTTTCGATTGCGGCCGCAAAACTTGGGTTTGCAGGCGTGTATGGCTTCGATATCGATCCAGATGCGATCCAGGTCAGTCGCAGCAATGCGGTGCTTAACGAGACGCCAGGAATCGAATTCCGGACCGCGGACCTCAAGGCGGGCATTTTAGGCCGTCAGGGCGACCTCATCATGGCGAATGTCCTTGCGTCCGTACTGATCGAACACGCATCGATTTTAGTCAACACTGTCAATCGCTATGGCTGCCTTTCGCTAAGCGGGATTTTAAAAGAAGAGGCTTCGGCGGTTGAGGCGGTATTTACACCGCTCGTCAAGCAGTACTGGGATTCTTATTTTTTGAATACGAGGGTGCTTGGACAATGGGCGGAGCTCGCGTACTTCCAGACCTAA
- the rpe gene encoding ribulose-phosphate 3-epimerase: MVIVAPSIFAGDLSDLRFSFEVIHRSGASWVHIDVMDGHFVPNLALGPETVRRLLPYKKNLKFEVHLMLEHPQNFIESFAQVGADRISVHIEASDDPQKSLTKIRQFGLLAGLAVNPETPVETAILYYPDYYVVMGVHPGFAGQTFIPGVAEKIQKIHESDPTIPIEVDGGMDLRTAPMCIQQGASIIVAGSAFFHAPDPRAFVQQLEDE, translated from the coding sequence ATGGTTATCGTCGCACCGTCGATTTTTGCGGGAGATCTTTCCGATTTACGTTTTAGTTTCGAAGTTATCCATCGCAGTGGCGCTTCGTGGGTACACATCGACGTCATGGATGGACATTTTGTACCGAATTTAGCGCTAGGCCCGGAAACAGTTCGACGTCTGTTGCCATATAAAAAAAATCTGAAGTTCGAGGTACATTTAATGCTAGAGCATCCTCAAAATTTTATCGAATCTTTTGCTCAGGTTGGCGCTGATCGGATTTCGGTTCATATCGAAGCGTCCGATGATCCGCAAAAATCATTAACAAAAATTCGACAGTTTGGATTGCTCGCGGGACTGGCAGTAAATCCGGAAACTCCCGTCGAGACCGCAATACTTTACTATCCGGATTACTATGTTGTGATGGGCGTCCATCCGGGCTTCGCGGGACAGACGTTTATTCCAGGGGTTGCCGAAAAAATTCAAAAAATCCACGAAAGTGATCCGACAATTCCAATCGAGGTCGATGGAGGGATGGATCTCAGGACTGCTCCAATGTGTATCCAGCAGGGAGCCAGTATCATCGTCGCAGGAAGTGCGTTTTTTCATGCACCCGACCCGCGAGCCTTTGTACAGCAATTAGAAGATGAATAA
- the lptE gene encoding LPS assembly lipoprotein LptE has translation MNVSWFCKQCALWIAGFVLAGCQHYTRQDSCPIASIYIAPVKNSSTAPRLAESLTTALFRAFQEKTSIKVVPYSENVPDLEVEVTEFTQGTSVDDPFDEDEALAWSQKMVARWTLTDAEGNVLSDQSTFSEVDLGKQDSFQTARDQNMAYLSWRIASTIAGIVSHAW, from the coding sequence ATGAACGTGTCGTGGTTCTGTAAACAATGTGCCCTGTGGATTGCAGGGTTTGTGCTAGCGGGCTGTCAGCATTACACCCGACAGGATTCGTGTCCCATCGCGTCGATTTATATCGCTCCCGTCAAAAATAGCTCGACAGCACCGAGGCTCGCGGAATCGTTAACAACGGCGCTCTTTAGAGCATTCCAGGAAAAAACTTCGATAAAGGTGGTACCGTATTCGGAAAACGTACCGGATCTAGAGGTTGAAGTTACAGAATTTACCCAGGGTACATCGGTTGATGATCCTTTTGACGAGGATGAAGCGCTGGCGTGGTCACAAAAAATGGTGGCCCGCTGGACATTAACTGACGCGGAGGGAAATGTTTTATCCGACCAGTCGACGTTTTCTGAGGTCGATCTGGGAAAACAGGACAGTTTTCAAACCGCACGCGACCAGAATATGGCATATCTATCTTGGCGCATCGCGTCAACGATCGCGGGAATTGTGTCACACGCTTGGTAA
- a CDS encoding tetratricopeptide repeat protein, translated as MFNKAPWGVVLFLGLAVPAFSRSHTSFYRESRQKESAKQQSVKLPLSELLTEREKTRASGNRREMLKIYEQIYNSYPNSDAAPEAYFCRGELYENNREFSSAMKMFSAVIEKYPGSVWFAPAIEHGFAVAKSLQSGTRPRYFGIIPGLKDYTSAVKNYELVVKYAPYSRLAPQALFEIAKLHQRGKHHEQAIDALERVIDLYPDSQEVPDAYLRIAEIYSSVVKGVEYNQGGALAARRYYREFLSLFPLDARVPEVQQRIRELEEAVGRSKIALGDFYFNACYNDIAAKRLYRLAIDFAPYTLSAEVAKEKIDAIEHGKKPKTTAVDFLFPSYMPKQERLALEAAAKTTKAVKKYPGSRRIKFHV; from the coding sequence ATGTTTAACAAAGCGCCTTGGGGCGTCGTCCTCTTTTTAGGTCTCGCGGTTCCGGCATTTTCTCGCTCGCATACGTCGTTTTACAGAGAAAGTCGACAAAAGGAATCCGCCAAACAGCAATCGGTCAAATTACCGTTATCAGAGCTCTTGACCGAGCGAGAAAAAACTCGAGCGTCGGGCAATCGACGCGAGATGCTCAAGATCTACGAGCAAATTTATAATAGTTATCCCAACAGCGACGCGGCACCAGAGGCTTATTTTTGCCGTGGAGAGCTCTACGAGAACAATCGGGAGTTTAGTTCCGCGATGAAGATGTTTTCAGCGGTTATCGAAAAATATCCCGGGAGCGTTTGGTTTGCACCGGCGATTGAGCATGGATTCGCTGTTGCCAAAAGTCTTCAGTCAGGCACACGGCCCCGCTATTTTGGTATCATCCCAGGGCTAAAGGACTACACCTCAGCGGTTAAAAACTATGAGCTCGTGGTAAAGTATGCCCCCTATAGCCGGTTAGCACCTCAAGCACTGTTTGAAATCGCAAAACTTCACCAGCGCGGCAAGCATCATGAGCAGGCGATTGATGCTTTGGAACGGGTAATTGATCTCTACCCGGATTCCCAGGAGGTTCCCGATGCTTATTTACGGATCGCGGAAATCTATAGCAGTGTTGTCAAAGGGGTAGAGTACAATCAAGGGGGCGCACTTGCGGCGCGGCGCTACTATCGGGAGTTTTTGTCATTATTCCCGCTCGATGCCCGTGTCCCAGAGGTACAGCAACGGATCCGCGAGCTTGAGGAGGCCGTTGGACGTTCAAAGATTGCGCTCGGGGATTTCTATTTTAACGCATGCTACAACGATATTGCCGCCAAGCGGTTATACCGGCTCGCGATCGACTTCGCGCCCTACACGCTATCCGCCGAAGTGGCCAAAGAAAAGATCGATGCGATTGAACACGGTAAGAAGCCAAAAACGACGGCAGTTGACTTTCTATTCCCGTCGTACATGCCGAAGCAAGAGCGTTTAGCACTGGAGGCCGCTGCAAAGACGACTAAGGCCGTTAAAAAATATCCGGGAAGCCGTCGCATAAAATTCCACGTCTAA
- a CDS encoding ketoacyl-ACP synthase III has translation MDRAIIRGIGSYVPDRVLTNADLESMVETTHEWIVTRTGIESRHICLDTENTSGLCFEAAKRAIASAGVAVCDLDMIVTATITPDFQFPSTACLIQEKLGCSDIPCFDLGAACSGFIYALDVARNFIASNASIKNVLVIGGEKLSSVVDWEDRSTCVLFGDGAGAAVVSRAHGTGGAGILDVLIGADGRCAKLLYCPGSDVSWGTERHLKMEGREVFKEAVRRMCAAVEDILLRNHLGIEDIACVVPHQANTRIITAIAERVKIPEEKLFVNLAHTGNTSAASIPIALDEAVREGKIQSGDLVLLVAFGAGMTWGSALVRWA, from the coding sequence ATGGATCGCGCTATTATTCGAGGGATCGGCTCGTATGTCCCCGATCGCGTCTTGACGAATGCCGATTTGGAGAGCATGGTCGAGACGACGCACGAGTGGATTGTAACGCGGACGGGAATTGAATCGCGTCACATTTGCCTCGATACAGAAAATACGTCGGGTTTATGCTTTGAGGCGGCGAAGCGTGCGATTGCCAGTGCGGGGGTTGCAGTTTGCGATCTCGATATGATCGTCACAGCGACAATAACGCCCGATTTTCAGTTTCCTTCAACCGCCTGTCTGATTCAGGAAAAACTCGGTTGTAGTGATATTCCTTGTTTTGACCTCGGAGCAGCCTGCTCGGGGTTTATTTATGCACTGGATGTGGCACGTAATTTCATTGCGAGTAATGCCTCGATCAAGAATGTCCTGGTAATCGGGGGCGAAAAATTGTCCTCGGTCGTTGATTGGGAAGATCGTTCGACTTGTGTTTTATTCGGTGACGGTGCGGGGGCAGCGGTGGTATCGCGAGCCCATGGAACAGGTGGGGCTGGTATTTTAGATGTGCTCATTGGTGCTGATGGGCGATGTGCTAAACTACTTTATTGCCCAGGAAGCGATGTTTCCTGGGGGACAGAACGCCATCTTAAAATGGAGGGTCGCGAGGTATTTAAGGAGGCCGTTCGCCGGATGTGTGCGGCGGTTGAGGATATTCTTTTGCGTAACCACCTTGGCATTGAAGACATCGCGTGTGTAGTCCCGCATCAGGCCAATACGCGGATTATTACGGCGATCGCGGAGCGCGTCAAAATCCCCGAAGAAAAACTTTTTGTCAACTTAGCGCATACCGGCAATACTTCAGCGGCGTCGATCCCGATCGCGCTTGATGAAGCTGTCCGCGAAGGTAAAATTCAGTCGGGGGATCTCGTATTGCTCGTCGCATTCGGTGCAGGGATGACCTGGGGTTCGGCATTGGTCCGTTGGGCGTAA
- the rpmA gene encoding 50S ribosomal protein L27 — protein sequence MAHKKGQGTSRNGRDSNSQRLGVKKYGGEAVRAGNILMRQRGTKMHPGKNVGLGRDFTLFALVDGRVEWDAKHRRVNVVA from the coding sequence ATGGCACATAAAAAAGGTCAGGGAACATCGCGTAATGGTCGGGACAGCAACAGCCAGCGGCTCGGCGTTAAAAAATACGGTGGCGAGGCAGTTCGTGCAGGAAATATCTTGATGCGCCAGCGGGGAACAAAAATGCATCCGGGGAAAAATGTGGGCCTCGGACGTGATTTTACGCTGTTTGCGCTTGTTGATGGTCGTGTGGAGTGGGATGCAAAGCACCGGCGCGTAAACGTTGTTGCGTAA
- the rplU gene encoding 50S ribosomal protein L21 produces MKAIIETQGQQWIVHEGDVLCVDRYAGSKAGDVINLNKVLFVGEGPSAKVGVPYVEGAVVKAMLLENKRGKKVVVFKRKRRHGYECRRGHRQELSVIRIESIKA; encoded by the coding sequence ATGAAGGCGATTATCGAGACTCAGGGGCAGCAGTGGATCGTGCATGAGGGCGATGTTTTGTGCGTCGATCGTTACGCCGGATCCAAGGCGGGTGACGTGATTAATTTGAACAAGGTATTATTTGTTGGCGAAGGGCCCAGTGCGAAGGTAGGTGTACCTTATGTTGAGGGAGCAGTCGTTAAAGCGATGCTTCTCGAGAACAAACGCGGTAAGAAGGTCGTTGTGTTTAAAAGAAAACGTCGCCACGGGTATGAATGTCGTCGCGGGCATCGTCAGGAGTTATCGGTGATTCGCATCGAGTCAATTAAGGCGTAA
- the lpxK gene encoding tetraacyldisaccharide 4'-kinase yields MRFLRKVRYFLKKQQKHLHRSGDRFAQFVADVLYDRRRTRGARIFAAFLVPLSFVFFGIVQLRQWLYRKRLLRAQALGCHVIVVGNITMGGTGKTPVAEYLAHLLLSMGRRPAIISRGYKSKGEPFYQKFWRWMTHAPERPPKIVSDGRQILMDSEHAGDEPYMLAKNLQGVPVIVDKDRVKAGRCAIKRFHADVLILDDGYQYFRIASTLRVVLVDSSNPFGNYYLLPRGILREPLCNLDRASLLLLTKSEDTLDPLLEQNLRYGNPTAPLVECRHQSCYFVSQNEATILPLDAISGKKVALFCGIASPTGFEQLIVRLGAKVIYKKRYLDHHRFSGAELSSIDEHALNADYLITTEKDAVRIPKNYPFHTPLYYVRVDIQFLRNECALKNLLDNALNCAAVS; encoded by the coding sequence ATGCGATTTCTACGTAAAGTTCGTTATTTTTTAAAAAAACAGCAAAAACATCTCCATAGGAGTGGGGATCGTTTTGCGCAGTTTGTTGCGGATGTGTTATATGATCGTCGCCGAACGCGGGGAGCGCGGATTTTTGCCGCCTTTTTAGTCCCGCTGTCATTTGTATTTTTCGGTATTGTTCAGTTGCGTCAGTGGTTATATCGTAAACGCTTACTGAGGGCCCAGGCATTAGGATGTCATGTGATCGTTGTTGGTAATATTACGATGGGTGGTACCGGCAAAACACCAGTTGCAGAATATCTCGCACATCTCTTGTTGTCGATGGGACGGCGACCAGCCATTATCAGTCGTGGCTATAAAAGTAAGGGGGAGCCGTTTTATCAAAAATTTTGGCGGTGGATGACGCACGCCCCGGAGCGTCCACCTAAAATCGTCAGCGACGGGCGACAGATTCTCATGGATTCTGAACACGCCGGCGACGAGCCCTATATGTTGGCGAAAAATCTCCAAGGCGTACCGGTCATTGTCGACAAAGATCGTGTTAAAGCGGGGCGTTGTGCGATTAAGCGCTTTCACGCCGATGTCCTCATTTTAGACGATGGTTATCAGTATTTTCGGATCGCGTCGACTTTGCGGGTTGTTTTGGTCGACAGTAGTAATCCTTTTGGAAATTACTACCTCCTGCCGCGGGGAATTCTACGGGAACCGCTCTGTAATCTTGATCGGGCGTCCTTACTATTGTTGACGAAATCCGAGGATACACTCGATCCGCTATTGGAGCAAAATTTGCGCTATGGTAATCCAACCGCGCCACTTGTGGAATGCCGGCATCAGTCGTGTTATTTTGTCAGTCAAAATGAGGCAACAATCCTACCATTGGATGCCATTTCTGGGAAAAAGGTGGCGCTTTTCTGCGGAATTGCCTCACCGACTGGATTTGAGCAGCTGATTGTACGTTTAGGTGCCAAAGTCATCTATAAGAAGCGTTATCTTGATCATCATCGGTTTTCAGGAGCGGAACTTTCCAGCATCGACGAACATGCGCTCAACGCGGATTACCTCATTACAACGGAAAAGGATGCCGTTCGAATCCCCAAAAATTATCCCTTTCACACGCCGCTTTACTATGTTCGTGTGGACATTCAATTTCTACGCAACGAGTGCGCGCTCAAGAATCTGCTAGACAATGCGCTCAATTGCGCAGCCGTATCATAA
- a CDS encoding DUF502 domain-containing protein translates to MACAVRKRWRLLKVAKNCFLTGLFLLLPLGVTAIVVGLLLDYVGSPVSSLILESLGLELPDKFWMSTIVNLGSTILVVGLVTLLGFVSKYFLVRMTAKLLGLIESLINNVPFVSSVYKTVKQVVDTFNKNQEAVFQAVVLIEYPHKGMYALGFLTSETRGEVQVKTQQNVVNVFIPTTPNPTSGFLLFVPKEDVVVLEMSISDGMKMIISGGVVNPEYPPKPSRAEKALPEDCQS, encoded by the coding sequence ATGGCATGTGCGGTCCGTAAACGCTGGCGTCTCTTAAAAGTCGCGAAAAATTGTTTTCTGACGGGGCTCTTTTTATTGCTTCCGCTTGGGGTGACCGCAATTGTTGTCGGACTCTTACTCGATTATGTTGGTTCGCCAGTGAGTTCGTTAATCCTCGAGTCGCTTGGTCTCGAACTTCCCGATAAATTCTGGATGAGCACGATCGTCAATCTTGGGTCGACGATCCTTGTTGTCGGACTGGTAACGTTACTGGGCTTTGTCTCCAAGTATTTTTTAGTCCGCATGACTGCAAAGTTGTTAGGGCTCATTGAAAGCCTGATCAATAATGTGCCTTTTGTGAGCTCTGTTTACAAGACCGTCAAACAGGTCGTCGATACATTTAATAAGAATCAAGAAGCGGTTTTTCAGGCAGTAGTTTTAATCGAATACCCGCATAAGGGGATGTATGCGTTGGGATTTTTAACGAGTGAGACGCGCGGGGAGGTCCAGGTCAAAACGCAGCAAAATGTTGTCAATGTCTTTATCCCGACGACACCAAACCCGACAAGCGGATTTTTATTATTTGTTCCGAAAGAAGATGTTGTTGTGCTCGAAATGAGTATTTCTGACGGCATGAAGATGATTATTTCGGGAGGTGTCGTGAATCCTGAATACCCGCCGAAACCCAGTAGGGCGGAAAAAGCATTACCTGAGGATTGCCAAAGTTAA
- the tsaE gene encoding tRNA (adenosine(37)-N6)-threonylcarbamoyltransferase complex ATPase subunit type 1 TsaE has translation MEVPSFKWICPTPEALIRQGEVFGKTLQAGDIIALAGNLGVGKTTFVKGIARALGVTEPITSPTFNIASIYSGSDLTLVHIDAYRLETGMSIDILEYVTPPYIVVIEWPAHFQELNSTHRVTFSVDVEGVRHLVVTRI, from the coding sequence GTGGAAGTACCATCTTTTAAGTGGATTTGTCCAACGCCCGAAGCACTGATACGGCAGGGTGAAGTTTTTGGAAAAACGCTTCAAGCCGGGGATATTATTGCCTTAGCAGGCAATTTAGGTGTCGGGAAAACGACTTTTGTCAAAGGAATTGCGCGCGCACTAGGGGTCACAGAACCTATTACGAGTCCTACCTTTAATATTGCTTCGATTTATTCCGGATCAGACTTAACACTAGTTCACATCGACGCCTATCGTTTAGAGACGGGGATGTCGATTGATATTTTAGAATACGTTACGCCGCCCTATATTGTTGTGATCGAGTGGCCCGCGCATTTCCAAGAACTCAACAGTACGCATCGTGTGACTTTTTCCGTCGATGTAGAGGGCGTTCGACATCTAGTGGTCACGAGAATATAA
- a CDS encoding CPBP family intramembrane metalloprotease has translation MTTLNVSLCRYALIKAMSALSPIKIAPLRFIFTGIGGLQCLLLPRIFLTSHLQTLSPLARESLLEVAVGVTALSCGFFGIRLNQFRYYPSVNPLPLYRRQLWASLGCMALLWLGIVILITPLWEVLLDYWQYPSVPQGILLLLQNATELWPVFGVAVAAVILAPIIEEIGFRYYCYRYLKGLFRGPYCAALLTAWLFAQLHGNLRSFPGLFLFSLLLTWLYERYGNLWPAIFAHAANNALTILLTVCGSTIF, from the coding sequence ATGACGACTTTAAATGTGTCATTATGCCGTTACGCATTAATTAAAGCAATGAGCGCACTATCGCCGATCAAAATTGCACCGCTACGCTTTATTTTCACGGGCATTGGGGGATTACAGTGTCTCCTATTACCGCGAATTTTTCTCACATCACATCTCCAGACGCTATCACCACTCGCACGGGAATCTCTTTTAGAAGTAGCCGTTGGGGTAACGGCATTGTCTTGTGGATTTTTTGGCATTCGCCTCAACCAGTTTCGTTATTATCCATCGGTGAATCCGCTGCCATTATATCGCCGTCAACTCTGGGCAAGCTTGGGTTGTATGGCGCTTCTCTGGCTAGGAATTGTTATTCTAATTACGCCACTTTGGGAAGTTTTATTAGATTACTGGCAATATCCATCCGTTCCACAGGGCATTTTGCTACTCCTACAGAACGCGACAGAATTGTGGCCTGTTTTTGGTGTTGCTGTTGCGGCGGTTATTCTAGCACCCATTATCGAAGAAATCGGGTTCCGCTACTATTGTTACCGTTACTTGAAGGGTCTTTTTCGGGGACCGTATTGTGCCGCGCTGCTAACGGCTTGGTTATTTGCACAACTCCATGGCAATTTACGGAGTTTTCCAGGATTATTTTTGTTTAGCCTTTTGTTGACGTGGCTGTATGAGCGCTATGGAAATCTGTGGCCTGCTATTTTTGCGCATGCGGCTAACAACGCCCTAACCATTCTCTTAACGGTTTGTGGAAGTACCATCTTTTAA